A region of the Ctenopharyngodon idella isolate HZGC_01 chromosome 2, HZGC01, whole genome shotgun sequence genome:
tcttttgctgctTGATAAAGTGTGATTTTATTGTTTCACAAACCAGAAATAAAGTTCAGATAAGAGCTCTTGAAATGCTTTCAAGCTTTGTGATTATTTGCAGGTGGAGCTACCATATTTTTCAGATTAATGACATTCTGCACATGTTGGTTATCATTGCCGTTATAAACAGTTACCCTTCTGGTACCAGTAATAAACATCTAAACTCCTCTGGTTGATGTAGTGATTCGTCGTGTCAGTTGATGGGTATAGTGGCTCGTATCGGTGCACTCCAGTCACTGCTCCGCCCGTCATCCAGGAAGTCCTTCGCAGATATTTGGATGTAATAAGTCCTTCCAGCCACCAGTCCACTCAGAATCATTTTGTTAGACTCGTACGGGCCAAGCTAGAAAacagagaataaaaaaataaaatgtataaatactgTTTAATTGTTCTGTTGGTGCTTCACAGCTGTGATTGTAGACACAGGACACCCACAGTTCTGGCCATCTCAGGTTTGCCCCAGTGGAATTTGACTGTGTATTTCAGGAGAAAGTTGACGGGGTCCGGCCAGGTGGGTGGAGGAGCCCACTGCACTGACAGCTTCCTGCCTGGCATTACCATTACGCTCACATTCACCGGAGGATCGGGTTTCACTACAACACAACCACAGACAAGAATTAAAACACTCATTCATGGCCTAGGCATCCAGATGTGAACATTGATAAGCAGCAAAAGCATTTTCTGTAGTGACGTAGACTAAGGTACAGTGACTTGCAAAAGTGTTCAAACCCCTTCATTTATCCACATTTTGTTGTTTCTGCCTTACGTTAAACTactttaaatgacttttttccACATCAATCTATACTCCATACGTCATAATGACAAAGCAAGAAACAGATCTGTGAcaactttgcaaatttattacaaaatgtgaaaaaaaattacatttgaataCTTTCACAAGCTGCTGTAAATATTTATGTgcatgaatatttttttcagattttttactCCATATTGATTGATTACcctatataatatttaaaaataaaaatacagaccAGTGGAATAAATGGAATGGTACAATGAAAATCTCACCTATCTGCTCAAAAATAAATGGCCATACGTATGTTGTGCTTCCCAGAGCATTAACAGCTGTGATGTTGAGAAGAGACGGTTCTCTGGCGAAGATCTCCAGTTCCTCCAGCGTACACTGCCTGTCTCCTGCTGCCCATTTCTGACACTGACGGGCACTTGAGAGTGGCTCTGAGAAGCTCCTGCATTTAAATTCAGAAGCAAATATTCTGAACTATTATACtagattttaaaatcataaaatatatatatatatacaattcaAACTTTGTATTGTACCGATGCATTTTAATATACAGATACCTGTATGTAGTAATATAATGTGTTGGAAGTATGGGATCTGGAGTCAGTGTCCAGGAACATATTGCTCTTTTAGGGTAACTTGGAGACCAACAATGCACATTCGGAGGAGAAGGCGGATCTAAATAGAGCAAACAGAATGAAATTTCAATGTAATTTCAGTTTAAGCTCTCTGGGATACTGAGACATTTTTAGCAGACTTCCTTTAAATAAAGGGAAATAAGCATCAACCTACATCCCACATTTAGAGATACTGTTTGTATGAGGTTTCCATTTGGTTGGTGGCAGGTGTAGAAGCCTCGGTCCTTCAGACTCGTGTTCTGTATGGAGAGAACAGGGCTTGAGACGAGCACTGAGCTGTTGAATCTCCACTCCACCCCTTTTCCCTCTCCGTCAGCGCACGGGATCTTCACAGATGAACCCACGGCTACAAACACTTCTATTGAGGGAGGTGAGGAGGAAAAGAGACAGGCTTGGACAGATCCAACACGCTTGTGTCTGCAGGAGAGAGAACGAGTGTGTTTCTGAACAAATAAAGCTTACCTCGAACCTCTGGCAGTACGGTTGTTGTGTCTTCTTGGCTAAAAACTCCACTTGTTATGGCCAGCActccaaaaatatatatcaagcACATTTTTTGGTGTTTTATACTCACAAAATGTAAAGACTGTGCTTTTATAAAAGAAGAAACTATGTATGTGTGTAGACACGCTCAGTTCAAGTGTTCAATGTGAAATTTTGTTAATCATTAGTTGATAAATATGTTTGCGAAAGAAGGCAGGCTACTGTTGGGCTGCAGTGTGAAAATATATCCATGTAATCTCAAAGTTGATGTATTTGTTCATTTGGATCATTAAGAACAACAAACACTTTTTTAGTGTTTAACAATTTGGtgcaaaatacagtaatatttttattcatgttggtttcaaatgtttttgataAACATTTATACCATTTCCAACAAAAGTTTTGATTTAATGACTTTAATAATGTTGAGTAtccacactttaaaaaaatttaggttaaaaacaacccaagttgggttgaaaattaaCAAAACCAtgcagcgattgggttgttttaacccagcgaatgggttgttttaacccagcaattgggttgttttaacccaacgattgggttgttttaacccagcgattgggttgttttaaccctgcgaatgggttgttttaacccagcgaatgggatgttttaacccaccgaatgggttgttttaacccagcaattgggttgttttaacccaacgattgggttcttttaacccagcaaatgggatgttttaacccagcgattgggttgttttaaccctgcgaatgggttgttttaacccagcgaatgggatgttttaatccagagattgggttgttttaatccagcgattgggttgttttaacccagcgattgggttgttttaactcagcgaatgggttgttttaatccagagattgggttgttttaacccagcgaatgggttgttttaacccagcgaatgggttgttttaacccagcgattgggttgttttaacccagcgattgggttgttttaactcagcgaatgggttgttttaacccagcgaatgggatgtttttaacccagcgattgggttgttttaacccagcgaatgggatgttttaacccaccgaatgggttgttttaacccagcaattgggttgttttaacccaacgattgggttcttttaacccagcaaatgggatgttttaacccagcgattgggttgttttaaccctgcgaatgggttgttttaacccagcgaatgggatgttttaatccagagattgggttgttttaacccagcgattgggttgttttaacccagcgaatgggttgttttaacccagcgaatgggatgttttaacccagcgaatgggttgttttaacccagcgattgggttgttttaacccagcgattgggttgttttaactcagcgaatgggttgttttaatccagagattgggttgttttaacccagcgaatgggttgttttaatccagcgaatgggttgttttaacccagcgaatgggatgttttaacccagcgaatgggttgttttaacccagcgaatgggatgttttaactcagcgaatgggatgttttaacccagtggttgggttaaatgtttgaccaacctgctgggtagttttatttaactcaactattgtttaaaaattactgtatttcttgcttaaaatgaacccaaaataggtttgaaattaaaaatcagacaaataATCAGCAGAGGCAACAATAATTTGACACATTCTAATCATtgttttcataaatgttttcatgagtatgaattttgattttaaaaaatgtacattctgtatatatttatagatCTCTGCATAAAAAATTTGTAGGTTCAAAAACGAATTAGGCATGTTTTCAACAACCCTCCGTATTCTACATGATGAACTGATAAAATTATGTTTACTACTACTGGGCCGGTGCAAATAACCACtgatcattaaagggttaggaaatattaaaataacaatttccTCAAACAGACACTACGAACAATTAATGTGTCAACAGGTTATTAGTTGTATGCTTGCACAACAGAAACAGGACACGCTTGTGGTTAATAAAATAGATACAATCTAAGAAAATATTGTGACATCAACACAGAATCCCAAGCACATGGTCGATGGCATCAACACCCAGCCGTCCGATCACTGAGTTCACACCTCCAGGTGCACCTTTGGATAGCGTATTATATAGTGTCTTAAAGGCTATATATTTTATCTAGCCCatcaattataattttaacaggGGAAAAAACTCACAGTTTACATACGGCAGGATTCAGTGAGCGTTTTCAGCTACCATGTGGACTGTGATATAATGAGGTCAGAATCCTTCTGTAAACAGCACAATGTTCTTGTTTATCGAGTGTGTGGGACTGTTCTCATTCTTCCATGGATTTTCACAATCCTGAGTAAAGACTTAATTCACATAAGCCTCGGAAATGCaacaactttaaataaaaacatgttttgcgTTTGAGCTCTTTGGCTGAGACTGAGAGTTAAAGGAGACTAAGATTAGTATCGGTGAGGACTCGAGTACATGACAGATGTGATTAAGGCCATCATTTAATGTTTGAAGGATTTACCACTTTCTGATGTGTTTTAACATTATGTATGCTGCTCGAGATAGTCATGCATTTTGGTAAATCAGTGGgaatttttaatgtcttttaaaggCTTTATGCTTCTTGCTGTGTCTTTCTTGTGTCCGAAGCTGAGATGAGGTAAGAAGTATCGACTGCCAGCAAACAAACAATTTCATTTTGATTGTTATTGTTGTAAAGGATGAGATGTTATCTATGAGCCTCGTGACATCACGACAGagcttttaaatgattaaaaacagaaGCTTCTGGCTCTTCTGAGGAGGAGCGTTTGCTGCATGAACtcctgatgatcatgttctccagcatgatttgagtatggtttaaattacattttcaatccCAGATTTTCAAAGTCAACTGAGACCTTTGAACCTAcatttgaagaaagaaagaacgaacAAACAATCTGGAGTCATTAGGCGCCATCTAGTGTTTACTAGGCGTTATTGTATTTTGTTGGGAAATTTTTCAGTAGTCCTGCTGACAAAGAAGACCTTTATCCGTTTTAAAAAACCATGGTACTAGTTCACACGATGTGAGCAATTTTTTCTGAAGGAATATACAGTAAAAGCTTTGTATGAGAAACACtctgaaatttaagtcattattttcttATGATATTAAGTCTACTTGAGTCGATCTCAAATATCATTCTGTGACACGCGAAGTGTTTGGCGCCAAAGCATCGTCCAGCGGCGCCATTTTTAATTGAACGTGACGACGATGGCATTTGTGAGTATCTTCAGAGAGAGGGAAAGACGTTTAGTAAATgaattacatttcattttgttcCTCAGAATCTTCACACAAAACTACTGTGTCCTCTTTTTGAGattttggtctcttttttttttgagcttgaCATTTAAAGTTATCTTCTTTAATTATATTGAAATCTGCCTGAAGACATTCTTCCTAAGatcttgtgttccacagaagaaagacaaTACAGGAATGGAATGATGGGGTAAGTAATCTTAATTTCACTGTGAACCCTCCATTATGTTGTTCCTTTAATGACAGGACTGACAGGAGTTCCAGTTCCAGAATGCTCAGCGGCTGCCGGGGTTGCCAGGTCCACGTAACAAAAATAGCAAAGTCCAATCTAAAACAGCCCAAAAGTAGCCCAATGACCCAAAtatcaaaactcaaaatatgccattcccttacataaaatacatatttttgtcaCTGTGATGTAAATTGAAAACCACTATATAGTAGTGATcacaaaacataacatttagTACAGTTTTATCATTggtataaaatatttcaatacaaGCATTTCACacaaatataggctaataaAGATCCCGTTTACATAGATccacgaaaacgactaaaaacgctgtattctgctgccaggccagtagatggcgatgtcactgtgtaaagaaacactacgcgcctacAGACTGAACATACGCatcatttttgtagtttacacagagaggataacggtatcattttcaaaacttgcactttgaaacctgttagcgttttcaggcccccaagatgaacggccaaaacgcataaaaagttttccgtttttagttgaaaacggaaGTCCAGATGTTATGTTTGCTTAAGCTGaagcataattttaaaaaaatggctcTTGACACTGTAAGTTGATATTACATGCATatttctttgataaataaatctttaaaaaagaataaatttgacgtaattaaagaaaaaaaacttcataCTCCAGCTCAGCAGGCGGCGGTAGTGCATCATCGCCAACAAAGAAGAAACAGTCCAGCAGGGGGCGGTGTACACATTCGGTGACTAAAATCAACAGCAGAAGAACAACTGTGAAGAAGTCTACGCGTGTTTTTACCGAATGAATACTGATCAATGGCGGGGCTTGAGTTGCTGTCAGATCAGGGATACCGACTCGATGGACGAAAAGCCCCCGAGCTGCGTAAAGTGCAGGCCCGCATGAGTGTGTTTGCTCAGGCCGACGGGTCTGCTTACCTGGAGCAGGGGAACACTAAAGCTCTGGCGGTGGTGTACGGGCCGCACGAGGTGAGTGGACACACTCAGTATATCAGTGTGTTCATATAGAGCTTTTGGGGGTTTTATCGTGATATTTCGGGTTTCTGGTCTTAAATCGCCCTTGCACAAACTAAGGCCTTAAATCAGAGCAGAAAGTCTTAAATTTGTAAAGTCAACATGATATTAAATGTTGCATGAACTGCAAATAAATATGTTCATCAGaatttttgtcctgttttccaATACAACTATctaaacatctttaaatcaaGATTTGCTTTGGTCGCAAATGTAAAGTAggcaaaattgaacaaaattaaGTGAGAACAAATATCTTTGAGTCAATGAGTTATAAAAACTTGCCTTTTGAATTTCTGAGCCCATTGGCAAGTTCAtgaactcacttcattttgattcatttcacagaaaacaagacttgatATTTTGTGTCATCTtccttctccagtaaatgtgtcttgatttaagaatctcTAGATATTTGCAccttaaaacaagacaaaaatacttaggaagaacctctttttttttttgcagtgcaatCAGAAGTTTCTGTAAAAAGTATTTCCATATTCAGATATTCAAgatacttttttaataaaatgaattaaaaagtaaCTGTTGGCTATCTGTTGGAAGTCTCTAAAGTTTTGCTAATATTACTCATTGTGTTTCTCtctagacatttacatttagagaaCATATTCACGTATCTTTTAAAGGAATTAATTTCGCAAAATGTTTCCATTCTCACATCCTACATGTACTTGCATTCCTTCGGTTTCTGTGAGAGGTCAGAAAACCCTGCCTTCCTCGATTTGATTGTTCATCtcagtcattttgacattgacgagcacTGTTAAAATCTGAAGCAAATATAACTTTGTCCATAAACACCATTAAGAAACCTGCTGTTATGTGTCATCATGCGTACTATCTTCCGTTTTCATCATAGATAAACTGTATAATAATGTGAGCTGATATATCTCCCTGTAGACCCGAGGCTCTCGCAGTAAGTCCTTGCACGATCGTGCGGTCATTAACTGTCAGTACAGCATGGCCACGTTCAGCACCGCTGAGAGGAAGAGACGTCCACACGGCGACCGCAAGTCCAGTGAGATGAGTCTTCATCTGAAGCAGACCTTTGAAGCGGCAGTGCTGACGGAGCTCTACCCGCGATCACAGATCGACATCTACGTCaaggtgtgtgtgtctgtcagtgCTGTTTGTGTTCCACTTTAATAACCTGCTGTGGGAAAGAAATGTGCACTAGTCTGAATCGAAGAGCGTTTATAATTGAGTTGTTCATTAAAGAGCATTATAAATgcttattaaattttatttaaataaaaaactagaTCCGTAATGTCGATAACTGTGTCATCACATGGTCCATTGGCTAAAAACCCCACAATCCCGATCTCATCCTGTGCTGTAGATTCTGCAGGCGGACGGTGGAAACTACAGCGCGTGTGTCAATGCTGCGACTCTGGCTCTGGTGGACGCTGGGATCCCCATGCGTGATTATGTGTGCGCCTGCACCGCTGGCTTTGTGGAAGACACGGCACTGGCTGATCTGTGTCACGCGGAGGAGAGCGGAGGCGGCACATCGCTGGCACTGGCGCTGTTGCCCCGCAGCGGGAACATCGCCCTGCTGCAGATGGACGCCCGGCTCCACCAGGACCACCTGGACGCATTAATGGAGGCGGCCATGACGGCATGTAAAGGTCTGAGTAAAGTGCTGGATGGTGTTGTGCGTCAGCACCTGGAAGAGGTTTCAGTTCTTACCAGCGAATAAAAACTTCCTGCGAACTTCATCCTGGGCTCACTAGAGCAGACTGTGTTCCCGTTGTAGAATGAAGCCGACATTTGACTGAAATTACAGAGTTGATCaactacaacaaaaaaatcttctgGAAAAAGTGGCATAAAGACTCTCtacaaaaatacagtgttttgtttaaaaaaaaaaaaaaatctctgtttTGGAAGAATTGTAATAAAAAGGTTTTTGCTATGTTTCTAAACAGTTAAATacaaatttctttttttgtgttgttttattaaattaaacattcagGTAATCATACTTTATTCAGAATTAGAACGtttcttaaagagttagttctctGATGATTTActctcctccatgtcatccaagatgtttgtctttcttccttcagtcaaaaagaaatgaaggtttttgaggaaaacattccaggatttttctccatatagtggacttcactggggttcaacgggttgaaggtccaaatgtcagtttcagtgcagcttcaaagagctctacacgatcccagacttttcaaatacacacaatacattcacatgttagtgtattatataaaaattgtaAATCAATGCTTTTCAAATGACCAAAACAATATCTATTTGAATTGCCGCCAAAGCACTTCCTTGAACTATCTTAAGTCTGCAGATTGCGCCCGCCCTTTTCTGTCACCTGAGGTGGTTATCAAAGTACAAAGTTCATCTGCTTATGTAGGCATTTTATGAAAACAGAAACAACTTTACTCTATTATCAAAGCGTTGAGTTTCTTTCATTTAGAGTTTAGATTGATGGAACATCATGGAGGTCAGCGTTATGAAGACCTGTCCACGGATACATTTCCGCACAGGTGAGTAACAAATATAGTTAAGGAAtcgtttatattttaattttgtgtttttctacTTGCAGCTATTCATAGGACCACTGTGTTTTGCGAACTATAATTTATAGTCTGCGTAATTTGTTTATAGTAGACATATTCACAGCCAGCAAATTTCCTTTGGCATAGATTTGGCCCAAATTAGAACGTGTTTGTTGATTTGCGCCACCCGCTCAGATTGTGCGTAGAGGTACATAGAGGTAGCACAAATCAATAGCGAAAAATGCTACCTATCAGATTGTGCTACTAGCATCATATTCATTTTAACATCAGTACCAGTACACCAAAACCGTGCCATAACTCCACCCATAGTGAgccaaataataaaaacaaatgtgaacCTTATATTTAATTCTTGTATGGTTGGGTTCTGCAAAGTGCTGACGGCCTTTATATGGCCCACATGTGACTGACAGACCAAAAGCCATTATAACCACATTTACGCCAcacctatttttttatttttttatttttttattattattattatttaaaatatccatTAAAGAGTAAATCAAAGTCTTAAATGCAAAAATtgattcagtattttttttttttttaaatatagcatgttaaacaaaaaagaagtgtgctgATGTTAGTAATGTTGTGTCAAATGTATATATGTCATGTCTCGCCAATCTTTCTCAGTCACCATCTGCAAGAAAAAGGTagataaaaaagaaatacattagtACAACATATAATTAATATCACACATCAGATatgatttaaatcaatataCTGAAACCAGCACATAGGCCTGTTACAAGTGATTGTAAATCaagactttttttctaccacccAGTAGCATGACCTTGTCATTCAAAATGAAGACTAGTAACAGGcttttttttagacataataCTTAATGATATACTT
Encoded here:
- the LOC127501659 gene encoding interleukin-27 subunit beta produces the protein MCLIYIFGVLAITSGVFSQEDTTTVLPEVREVFVAVGSSVKIPCADGEGKGVEWRFNSSVLVSSPVLSIQNTSLKDRGFYTCHQPNGNLIQTVSLNVGYPPSPPNVHCWSPSYPKRAICSWTLTPDPILPTHYITTYRSFSEPLSSARQCQKWAAGDRQCTLEELEIFAREPSLLNITAVNALGSTTYVWPFIFEQIVKPDPPVNVSVMVMPGRKLSVQWAPPPTWPDPVNFLLKYTVKFHWGKPEMARTLGPYESNKMILSGLVAGRTYYIQISAKDFLDDGRSSDWSAPIRATIPIN
- the LOC127501667 gene encoding exosome complex component RRP41-like; amino-acid sequence: MAGLELLSDQGYRLDGRKAPELRKVQARMSVFAQADGSAYLEQGNTKALAVVYGPHETRGSRSKSLHDRAVINCQYSMATFSTAERKRRPHGDRKSSEMSLHLKQTFEAAVLTELYPRSQIDIYVKILQADGGNYSACVNAATLALVDAGIPMRDYVCACTAGFVEDTALADLCHAEESGGGTSLALALLPRSGNIALLQMDARLHQDHLDALMEAAMTACKGLSKVLDGVVRQHLEEVSVLTSE